TGCTCTCGAAGAACGACTGAAGAAGATCGGCGGGTTCACCGGCACGCAGGGGCTTGCCCACACGCGCTGGGCAACGCACGGCGCAGTCACAGAAACAAACGCCCATCCCCATCGCGACGATACTAACGGCATCGTCATCGCGCACAACGGCATCATCGAGAACTACCAGGCACTGCGCACCTATCTGCAGGAGAAGGGGCACACGTTCTCAACAGAAACAGACACCGAAGTGCTCGCGATGCTCATCGGCGAGTTGTACGAGGGCGACCTCGAAGCAGCGGTGCAGGCAGCACTGCGCGAGATCACCGGCGCGTACGCGATTGCGGTCATGTGTGAGAAAGAGCCGGGCGTGCTCGTTGGCGCTCGCAAGGGCAGCCCATTGCTCGTCGGTGTCGGGCATGGTGAGTATGTCATTGCGTCAGATCCCGCAGCTGTCGTCTCGCATACAACGCAGGCGTTCGCCATGGACGATTACAACGTCGTCCGCATTGATCGCAACGGATTCCGCACATCCACTATCCACAACATTCCCGTCACGGCGAAGGTCTCGCAGCTTGAGATTGAGCTCGAGGAGATCGAACTCGGGTCATACTCCCACTTCATGCAGAAGGAGATCTTCGAGCAGCCACGCACACTGCGTAATTGCTTGCGCGGACGCATCGATCTTGACGCTGGCACAATCAAGCTCGGCGGGCTCGCAGACCACGCGTCGCAACTCGTCAAGCAGCGTCGCGTCACGCTGATCGGTCAGGGTACAGCGCTCAACGCAGCAAAGATCGGCGAATATCTCTTCGAGGACCTTTCCAAGATCCCCGCAACTGCGCAGTTCGCGTCTGAGTTTCGGTACCGCAATCCGATCGTCGAGGACAACACGCTGATCATCGCGGTCAGCCAGTCCGGCGAGACTGCCGATACTCTCGCAGCGCTCGATGAGGCGAGCGCCCGCGGCGCGATGGCGCTTGGTGTTGTGAATGTTGTCGGGTCCACTATCGCGCGCGAGACAGACGCTGGCGTGTACCTGCGCGTCGGGCCGGAGATCGGCGTCGCATCAACCAAAGCCTTCGTCGGGCAGGTCGCTGTGCTGACGATGGTTTCATTGTGGCTTGCTCGCAGGCGATACATGTCACAGTCAGAGTGTGCGAGTATTTTGCGTGAACTCGCGGAAATGCCGGGGCATATCGAGCATGTGTTGCTGCAGGACGATGCGATTAAGGGCATCACAGAAAAGTACATCCATCGCGAGAACTGGCTGTTCCTCGGACGTGGGTACAACTACCCCACCGCGATGGAGGGCGCATTGAAACTCAAGGAAATCTCGTACATTCATGCTGAGGGCATGCCCGCAGCTGAGATGAAGCACGGCCCCATCGCGCTGATCGACGAGGGAATGCCAGCAGTGTTCATCGCGACGCAAGGCTCGCAATACGAGAAGGTGATGTCGAATATTGAGGAGGTTCGTTCGCGAGGCGGGCACGTCATCGCGGTCGCGACTGAGGGCGATACAGCGATCAAGAACGTCGCAGAGGATGTTGTGTACATCCCTGCGGTGCCTGAGTGCCTGAGTCCGATGCTCGCGGTGGTGCCGTTGCAGCTCATCGCGTACCACGCAGCGGTGATGCGCGGACATGATGTTGATAAGCCGAGGAATCTTGCGAAGAGCGTGACGGTGGAGTGAGTGTTTGCACTTGCTTTGTCTACGCAAAGCAGGTTCAAAAATATCCGGATCAACGAAAGTTCAGGAGCGTCAGGTATTCCGCCTTGAGGCGCACACCAGAAATCAGGAGCATGGGGCGTCCCGCCCCATGTGGTGTAGAGTTAGAGCGTTGTGGTGGCGCGGGCATCTTGCCCGCGAATAGGACTTATCTTCAGGCGGGCTGGAAGCCTGCCCCACCAGCGAGACGCCCCGAGCTCCTGTGATGGTTTGAACTGTGTCCATCGCACTGGTACTCGCCTTGCGAGATACCAGTAGCACCAATCATGTGCCAAAGAAAAAACCGGGCTCATCACCCGGTCTGATTCATTTTCTGCTTTTTCGTTTTTCAGCTTTTCCGATTTGAATTAGGGATCCAGGATTCGAACCTGGACTAACGGAATCAGAATCCGTCGTGCTACCGTTACACCAATCCCCAGACTGTCCGCCACGGACACTGCCCGTGCTGGAGCACCGTATTTCGGCTGCTCCGTGACTTCAAGTGGATTTTACACCCAAAGGTCTGAGTTGGCTACATTCTGGCGGCGCTATGCGATGATGAGGAGTCAGCCTCGTCCTCCTGTGTCCCCTGCTCGTACAGCCATGTAGCTTTGGCAAAGGTTTCGTGCCACTCGATTCCAGGCTCGCTTCTATACACAACGCCCGATCCAACCGGGTAGATTGCCCTTGCATTCTCAAATGAAAAGGGAGATTCGCGCACCGTTTCCTGTTCTAGCGTGAGTGTGCGGATGGACAGGTTCAGTTCTGCGCTCCCGTCATCGTGGATGATGCCTGCGCAGCCGCAGTACGGTCCGCGCTCTCGCTGTTCGATTTCCTCAATGATCTGCATCGCGCGAATCTTCGGCGCGCCGGTGACAGAGCCGCCGGGGAATGTTGCTGCGATCGTATCAAAGATGTCGTGCTGCGTGTTGAGTGTGCCCTGCACGGTCGTGGTTGCCTGCCACACGCCGGAGTTGTGCTGTTCTATTTCCCGTGGTTGTGGTACGCGCACGCTGCCCACCTCGCAGACGCGCGAGAGATCGTTGCGCATGAGATCGACGATCATCGCAAGCTCGGCTTTATCCTTGTCACTCCGCAGAAGATCATCTCGTGCAGCGTCGGTTGTGCCCGATCGCGTGCCCTTCATTGGACGCGTTGTGATGGTGCGCGATGTCGCGTCGTATTTCAGGAACAGTTCCGGGCTGAATGACAGGAGTGCACGCTGGTGCGTGTCGATTTTGCAGCGCGAGCCCTCTGCGTATACGCCGTACCACGGTTGTGAACGCTGCGCAAGATGCGCAAAGAGATGGCGAGAGTTTCCCGTGAATGTGCCCTGGATTTCCGTGGTGAGATTCGCCTGGTAGATGTCGCCCGCTCGGATGTAGTTTCGGATCCGTTGCACGTTAAGCAGAAACTCGCGCCGCATTGCGTCGTGTGCTGGTGCAAGTTGCAGGAGCTGGTTTTCTTTGTCATATCGAGACAGGATGTCCGCGTCGTCAATGAGCCGCACACGGTGGAACTCAATCAGTGGCCAGTTCCCTTTGCGATTTCTGCGACGATGGATTGGTACAACCGATGCCTTTGGTTCCAGCAACTCGCCAAACTCGTACGAGATCCAGCCGATCCATGCCCATGTGTCGGTAGATTGGCTGTCAGATCGTGTGGGAACAGCGTTTGCGAGATCACGAAACATGTCAAGTGCCGATGATGCGTTGTTTTGCTCCAGAGTTGTATCGATTGATTCGCCGGTGCGGGCATCAATCCATCGAGCAGTCAGTTGATCCTGTATGCCTTGGTCAATGCGGAACGTCCACTCGACAATACCGAGTTGTGTGCGCATCGTGTCATCATTCGCGCTGCACACGAGCGCAAATGGCTGTTGTGTTGTTGTGTTTGCAAGCTGGTTGAGCACTGACGAGGGTAGGAGACGTACGAACTACGCAGCCGTTTCCTCGTGCTGCCACGCGGGTTCGTCTTCAAGTACGAGTTGGTCCACCATCGGCGCGTCTTTCACAGGCTTCCCATTCGCATCGGTGAGAGCCTTCCCATCAAGCGTCGTGATGATCGGGATGGGGTGCTTTGCCTTGTGGCGGTCGAGTTGTTTCTCAAGATCCTCGCGAACACTGTCCTCAAGCCCTGCCCACTTGCCCCTGCCTCGGCACTTCGGGAATCGTGAGCACCCGAGCCACGGACCACGTGCGCCATCGCGAAGATTCAACGGTGATTCGCACGTCGGGCACGGCAGATCGGTTTCCAGTGGCGGTACGGACGGCGCGGTGACATGCCCCTTCTTGTCAATATTCAGAATCATCCCAATATCGTTCGATTCGCCGTCCGCGAGCACGGTTGTGAGGAACGGGCCGAACCGTCCTGTCCTGCGCACCATCGGCCTGCCCGTCTTCGGACAACGCACGTTCACAAACTCAGCAGTCCGCGGCTTGCCGTTGCGATCGATCGGGGAGGCGTAGTTGCACTCGGGATATGTTGAGCACGACAGGAACCTGCCGTTGCGGCCGAACCGGTACACGGTTGGCGCGCCGCACTTCTCGCACGTGTACGGCGCGGGTGTTGTTTCGGCTTTAGCGTGCGTGAGGTTTTCTTCTGCCGATGCTAGCGCGTCCTTGAATGGGCTGTAGAACCTGTCGAGCATGTCGATCCAGTCGAGATGGTCTTCCTCGATCTTGTCGAGTTCTGCTTCCATCTCGCGGGTGTAGCCGACATCCATGATGCGCGGGAACGCTTCGATGAGTTTGTCGGTGACAACCTCGCCGAGGTCCGTCGCGTGGAATCGGCGTTCGAGCTGCTCGACGTACTTGCGATCCTGGATGACGGAGATGATCGACGCGTAGGTTGATGGGCGACCGATGCCCTCGGATTCGAGCATCTTGATGAGCGAAGCTTCGGAGTAACGAGGTGGCGCAGAAGTGAACTTCTGCGTGGGATCGATCGCGAACGGATGGAGCGGATCTTTTTCCTTCAGTTCGGGCAGTGTCTGTTCGTCGGATGCTGTTGGCACGCCCGTGACGCGATAGAACCCGTCGAACACGAGCGTTCTGCCGGATGCTTTGAATGTCAACTGGCGTTTCGGGTCCGTACCACCAGTGATGAACACGCTGGTGGAGTTCCAGACAGCGGGCTTCATCTGGCACGCAACGAACCGCTCCCAGATGATCGTGTAGAGCTTGAGCTGGTCGGCGGTGAGTGCACGTGCGATCTTTTCCGGCGGATAGTCGAGCGAGGTGGGACGGATCGCCTCGTGCGCTTCCTGCGCCGCTTTGTTTGATGATGAGTAGAAGTTGGGCTTATCTGGCAGGTACGCGTCGCCGAACGAGCGTTTGATGTACGAGCGAGCCATGTCGATCGCTTCATTCGCGATGTGCGTCGAGTCGGTACGCATGTAGGTGATGAGACCGACCGGGCCCTCGCCGGGGATCTCGACACCCTCGTAGAGCGACTGCGCAGCTCGCATGGTGCGCTGCGCGCCAAACCCGAGACGCGTTGAAGCTGCCTGCTGCATCGATGACGTGATGAACGGTGCGCTTGGGCGCGATGATGTCTGCTTCGTCTGGATGGATGTGACCGAGTACGGTGTTGATGGGTCGACATCGCCCGAAACAGAGCGCAGAAACCGTGCCGGTCCTCTGCCGTCCTGGTCTTCTGTGACGGATGATTTGACATTGGTCAGCCCAGCACTCTCGACGATGCTCTTGATCGTCGATGTGAGGTCCGGCGCTGCTTGCCCATCCTTGATGTTCTTTGCCAGTGTACGAACGTCGAACTTCTCGCCTGCAACCTCGACGAGTTCTGCTTTGACGGTATTGTGCTTCGCCAGCCACTCATTCTGTGCCTTCACAGTCGGGGAAGAATCCTTTGTTGATTTCGGTCTTAGGTACTCCTGCCATTGCGGGATGAGCTTTGCAGCGTCTGATTCACTGAGAGCGAAGTTTGCGTTGATCTGCCAGTACTCATCAGGGATGAACGCGCGAATCTCGCGTTCGCGTTCGACAACGAGGCGCACCGCGACGGACTGCACGCGGCCGGCACTGAGCCCGCGCGCAATCTTCTTCCATAAGAGCGGCGAGACCTGATATCCCACGATGCGATCGACGATGCGCCGCGCCTGCTGCGCGTTGACTCGATCGATATCGATCGCGTGTGGGTTCGAGAACGCTTTTTCGATCTCGGCTTTGGTGATTGCGGGGAAGATCACGCGCTTGGCAATCGTCGGATCGATCTTCAGTTCCTGCGCAAGATGCCACGCGATCGCCTCTCCCTCGCGATCCAAGTCGGTTGCGAACCAGACGTCGTCGGCTTCCTTTGACGCGGCTTTGAGTTCGTTGACGACCTTCTCCTTGCCCTCGAGAACCTGATAGGTCGGCGTGAACTTCTTCTCGAGATCGACACCGGGCACGGGCGACTTCTTCTTGCCCTTGGGAGGCTTGGGGGCTTTGCTGGGAAGATCGCGGACGTGGCCCACGCTCGCCAGCACGATGTAGTCCTTGCCGAGGTACTTGTTGATGGTCTTTGCCTTGGCGGGCGATTCGACGATGACGAGGTGCTTGCCCTTGGCGCTGCCCTTGGTGAACCCGGTGCCCGAGCTTCGTCTGGTGGTAGATCGGGCAGCCACCTTCTTTGTCGTGGTCTGCTTCTTTGCGGGAGCCTTGGTGCTCGCAGTCCTTGCCATGGAACGTGTCCTGACGTCAAAAACCCGCGGGATGCGGGGATGGATGTGGGTTGGATCGGGAGCATCGCACAGATGCTGACAGCCCCAAAGGGTTCCTGTCGGCCAATGGGGCAGAAACGAACCAGTAGAGATAGGTATGCCGACCCAAGTCCAAAAGTCTTGCCGTCAGAGAGAAATATCTCGGGCAAATTATTATTTTCGTCCTATAACGTACTAGTAGATTAGGATATTTCCTTGATTATTGCCATGCTTTCCAGAAACAGAGGGTGCAAGAGCCGTCTGATGGCATGCGGATGGCGACAAAGTCCAAGCGATGACCAGCCGTTCCTGGCAGTGGGTATGTCAACTCACTTGCAATGCTCTTGTGCAGCAGGACGGGATCGCCGAGAGGTCTATCACATCCACAAGTCTGCTGCAACCTGATATCAACGATGAGGATTTGATCACATCTTGACAACCCACATGATGGGATGCGCTCGACGCGAGCCTGCGTGAGCCCACCTGATGAGTATGCGAGTCACACAGCGATGCCGATGGAAACATATCGCAAGTGATTCGCTAGCATTGTGGTATGAATCAGAAGGCGTTTACACCCGCCCGATCTGGAGATGCGTTGCCGAGACTCTCGGGCCTCCAGACTGTGCGGACAGAGTCAGGTCTCGTTTCGGTCGCAGCGCAGGCAAACAAGTATTTGTCTGCGTTGCAATCTGTTCTTACCAAGGATGAAAGCCCTCGTGCACAGCAGCCCGATGCTGGCGAAAAGACCCGCCTGCCCAACATGCGCTGCGAGTTTCCGCCAAAGCACCCGGTGCCAGAGCATCCAACAGAGTGGGAGTTCCCGTCGTTTCTTGGTGGCACACCCTGGATTGATACATTGCGTGAGGTGTACGCACACCCGCTGGCATTTCCTGCGTCGATATCACCAGAAGTGGGGCTGCTGCTGTACTCACTCGTGCGCAACATCAGGCCGATGACCGTTGTAGAAACCGGCACATTTATTGCGGTTAGCACTATCTGGATTGCAGCAGCGCTTAAGGATAACGATGACGGCGGCATGCTGCACACGTTCGACACGTTCGGGCCTATCAGAGCTGGCAAGCATCGCGATGCGGAACTGCTAGAGGGCCATCTCGAACTTGTGGCCGACCACATTGCACGAGCTGGTGTGGCCGAACAGGTCGTGCTGCACAAGGGAAACAGCCATGTCGAACTGAAACGCGCACAGAATCACTTTCAGAGTCGTGGCGGTGTCCAGATCGCATATCTCGATGCCGATCACACCGGACCCGGAGTATGGAACGATCTATGGACGGTTGAGCCGGTTCTCAACACCGGCGGGTATGTGCTGTTGCATGACACATTCCCGCACCTGTGCAGCCATCAGGGGCCGCGGAATGTCATGCTCAATCTCGATAAAGCAGCAGGGCTGTACGATGCGATCGACGTGTATACCGCGCCGATGAACTACGGGGTTGGTATTCTTCGACGGGTCGGCTGAAACGAATATCACACATCACACGACGATGTTCACAAGGCGCTTTGGCACGACGATCAGCTTGCGTATCTCCTTGCCGTCCATCGCTTTGATGACCGCGTCGTCGCACAATGCAACTTCCTTCACCTGGTCCTCGGTTGCATCCGCAGGCACGCTGATGCGGCAGCGAACCTTGCCGTTAACCTGCACCGCAAGTTCAATCTGGTCCTCGACAAGCATGGACTTGTCGAACTCCGGCCAAGATGCGCACGAGACACAGTCGTCGAATCCGAGCTTCGCCCAGACTTCTTCAGCGATGTGCGGTGCAAACGGCGCGAGAATCTGCATGAACCGTTCCATCTGTGACGCGGTGAGGATGCCGGCACTGTCGTCCTGCCCCGGTTTGCACGCGTTGACGAACTCGATCATCGCAGCGATCGCGGTGTTGAACGAGATCTTCTCGATATCACTTCCAACCTTGGCGATGGTCTTGTGGAGAACGCGTTCTATGTCGTTGTCTGGTTTCTCAGCGGTGCGAAGATCGCCCGTATTCTCATCGACACACACGCGCCACACGCGTTGCAGGAACCGGAAGCATCCGACGATGTCGCGCGGGTTCCACGGCTTTGACTGGTCGAGCGGACCCATGTACATCTCGTACAGACGGAATGTGTCTGCGCCATATTCCGCGATGACATCATCCGGATTGATGACGTTGCGCAAAGACTTGCTCATCTTCGCGATGGTCTGTGTGACGGGTTCGCCCGTTGCTTTTTCGATGAATGTGTCTGGTGAGGTTTCTTCGACTTCGTCGATCGGCACGAGCGACTTGTCCTTGCGCATATACGCGAATGAGAGGATCATGCCCTGGTGGTACAGGCGCGACATCGGCTCGGTTGTCGAGACGTGCCCGAGATCGAACAGGATCTTGTGCCAGAATCGTGCGTAAAGCAGGTGGAGCACCGCGTGCTCGGCGCCGCCCATATACAGATCAACACCACCGCCAGCGCCGCGATTGTCGGGTCGATTCGTTGCGTCGAGCCTTTGCCCCTTGCCCATCCAGTATGACTCGCGCGCAGCATCGACCATTGTGTCATGGTTCTTCGGATCGATGTAGCGCAGGTAGTACCAGCACGAGCCCGCCCAGCCTGGCATGGTGTTCGCCTCGCGCGTCACGTGCGCATCAGCGGGCAGACCGGCTACGCCAGCATTGCCTGCGGTCGTGTGCAGCCAGTCGGTCGCCTTTGCAAGCAGTGGCGACGGGTCCTCACTCTCTGCTGGCGCATAGTCGTCCATTGATGGCAGTTCGAGCGGGAGCGTTGCCTCGCCGATCGCGTGGTGGTTGCCGTCCTCGTCAAAGACGATGGGGAAGGGTTCGCCCCAGTATCGCTGGCGGGAGAACAGCCAGTCGCGCAGCTTGAAGTTGATCTTCTTCCTGCCGACGTTGCGTGATTCGAAATGGTCGACAATCTTCTGCTTCGCGTCCTTTGTGGGCAGGAAGTTGATGCTCACGCGATCGCTCGCGGAGTTGACTGCAAGCCCGGGGCCGGTGTACGCGATCCCCGCGCGCGCAGAGACCGCGCCGCCCAGAATCAGATCGTGGAACTCGTCGAACGTTGCTGCGCCCATCGACTGGATGGTCTCGAGCATGGTCGCCTGGATCGCACCACGCGGGTTGCGCTGCGGCGCGTTCTTGTCTTCCGGAGGCTTGCGCTCGGACTCATCGCCCGTGTGCGATCTGCGCGAGCGCACGGTGTTGAGCGCCTCGCCGTACCACTCGGGACGCGTGCCCATGGATGTTGTCAGCCCGAGGAAGTCTGCGAGCGTGACTCGCCACGATCCGATGCGTTCCTCGTCCGATGCGTGCGCGCAGTAGTACGCCATCGCTGCCTGCAACGGCGGATACACCACATCGCGTATTGGAAGCCCAAACTTTTCTGCGAACGCGTAGTCGCGATCGTCGTGCGCAGGGACAGCCATGATCGCGCCGTGCCCGTATCCCATCAGCACATAATCAGCACACCACACGGGGATCTGCTGCCCCGTCGCGGGGTTGGTCGCGTTGATACCAAGGAACACGCCGGTCTTCTTCTTGTTCTCCTGGCGTTCTACGTCGGATCGGTTGCGTGCCTCATCGACGTACGCGCGGATCGCGTCGATATCTGCGCCGGGTGCCGGGCGATCAAGCATGGAAGCGACCAACGGATGCTCCGGCGCAACGACCATATATGTTGCACCGAAGACGGTGTCCGGTCGTGTGGTGTACACGCGCAGATGCGCTGGCATGCTCGGGTGGGATTGCGCGAGCGCAAAATCGATCTCAGCGCCCTCGGACCTGCCGATCCACGACGACTGCATAGCGATGGTCGAGCTGGGCCAGTCCAGCGTGTCCAGATCATCGAGCAGTCGCTGCGCATATGCTGTGATGCGGAACATCCACTGGCGCATCGGTTTGCGAAACACGGGGAACGACCCGCGTTCGGACCTGCCATCAATAACCTCTTCGTTTGCGAGTGCGGTGCCGAGCTTCGGGCACCAGTTGACGGTCTGCATGCCGATGTATGCGAGACGATACGAGTCGATGATGCGCCGCTGCTGCGAGTATGACAACGCATTGAAATCGCCGTGATCGACTTCCTTCTCTTCGGCAGAAAACTCGGCTGCATCGGGGTTCAGCTTCGCGGGGCGCTTGCCCGATTGCAGCTCATCGACGAGTTCGTTGATTGCGCGCGCGCTGCCAACGCTACCGCGCGCGGTCTCGTCGTACCACGCGTTGTAGATCTTGATAAAGATCCACTGCGTCCACTTGTAGTACTCGGGGTCGATGGTTGCGAACTCGCGTGACCAGTCGTAGCAGAACCCGAAACGCTTGAGCTGGCGACGGAAGTTGTCGATCGTGCCGCGCGTGAACGTTGCGGGGTGCTGGCCCGTGCGGATGGCGTGCTGCTCTGCGGGCAGACCGAACGCGTCGAACCCCATCGGGTGCAGCACGTTGCACCCGGTCATCCGCATGTACCGGCAGATGATATCGGTGGCTGTGTATCCCTCAGGGTGCCCCACGTGCAGGCCCACACCGGACGGATACGGGAACATGTCAAGGCAGTAGAACTTCGGCCTTGACGCGTCAAAGTTCGCATCGCCCGGGTTCGGTTGCACGAACGTGCCGAGTTTCTCCCACTTTGCCTGCCACGCGGTCTCGATGGTGCCTGCAAGCTGCGCGGTGTATCGGAACGCGGGCGTGTCAGGACCACCGGACTTCGCAGCCGGTGATTGAGAAGATGTTGGAGTGTCTGCGGTTGCCATAACGTGCTTTCAGGTTCTGATGGTCAGCGTGCTGGGATATCCACGTATTCTTGGCGTGCGGATCGGTGTTGTGTGTGTGGGAATGAAAGCGACCCGGAGATCGCTCCCCGGGTCGCAGGTTTGTGCCAAATCTGTTCGGTGCAAGCTTACTGGCAGCCTGCCGCGTATGCGTTGCCGAAGCAGATGTAATCAAACACGTTGAACGATCCGCTGCCATCGCAGTCCGCGTATGGGTCGTTTGCCGCATATGCGTTGCCGAAGCAGATGTAGTCAAACACGTTCAGCGAGCCGCTACCATCGCAGTCCGGATAGCAGCCATTGCACTCGACCATCGAAGTAGAGATCACAAGGCCGTCGATCTGCGGTCCCTCGTGGTCGTTCTGGATCGAATCGACCGTGTCGAAACGGAACTCCAGTGTGACCATCTGACCTGCAAAGTTAGACAGATCAACGGTTGCTGTTGTCCAGTTGGTGGAATCGGACAACTGCGTCAACTGCTGACCATTGGCATGGACGGTAAACTGGTCATAGCTGCTGTTGTTCTCGGTGCGGAGTGAGTAGCAGAACGTGAGCTCTGCAGCGGTAGCGCCCGTCAGATCAATCGGTGCGCTTGTGAGTGAACCAGAGTTTGCAGCACCTGTATTGAACGTGCAGGTTCCCGGCTGCGTGTAATACGCATAGTTCGGACCATCACACGGCGAGCCGCCAGCGGGGCACGCTGTGCCGATACCCCACAGACCGGTTGCATTCCAGCCAGCAGGCAGACCGGACTCGAAGTCCTGTGTGTAGAACGTGGTGGTTGCGATCGTGCCGATCTCATACGCATATGTGCTCGTTGGGGC
Above is a genomic segment from Phycisphaeraceae bacterium containing:
- a CDS encoding leucine--tRNA ligase, translated to MATADTPTSSQSPAAKSGGPDTPAFRYTAQLAGTIETAWQAKWEKLGTFVQPNPGDANFDASRPKFYCLDMFPYPSGVGLHVGHPEGYTATDIICRYMRMTGCNVLHPMGFDAFGLPAEQHAIRTGQHPATFTRGTIDNFRRQLKRFGFCYDWSREFATIDPEYYKWTQWIFIKIYNAWYDETARGSVGSARAINELVDELQSGKRPAKLNPDAAEFSAEEKEVDHGDFNALSYSQQRRIIDSYRLAYIGMQTVNWCPKLGTALANEEVIDGRSERGSFPVFRKPMRQWMFRITAYAQRLLDDLDTLDWPSSTIAMQSSWIGRSEGAEIDFALAQSHPSMPAHLRVYTTRPDTVFGATYMVVAPEHPLVASMLDRPAPGADIDAIRAYVDEARNRSDVERQENKKKTGVFLGINATNPATGQQIPVWCADYVLMGYGHGAIMAVPAHDDRDYAFAEKFGLPIRDVVYPPLQAAMAYYCAHASDEERIGSWRVTLADFLGLTTSMGTRPEWYGEALNTVRSRRSHTGDESERKPPEDKNAPQRNPRGAIQATMLETIQSMGAATFDEFHDLILGGAVSARAGIAYTGPGLAVNSASDRVSINFLPTKDAKQKIVDHFESRNVGRKKINFKLRDWLFSRQRYWGEPFPIVFDEDGNHHAIGEATLPLELPSMDDYAPAESEDPSPLLAKATDWLHTTAGNAGVAGLPADAHVTREANTMPGWAGSCWYYLRYIDPKNHDTMVDAARESYWMGKGQRLDATNRPDNRGAGGGVDLYMGGAEHAVLHLLYARFWHKILFDLGHVSTTEPMSRLYHQGMILSFAYMRKDKSLVPIDEVEETSPDTFIEKATGEPVTQTIAKMSKSLRNVINPDDVIAEYGADTFRLYEMYMGPLDQSKPWNPRDIVGCFRFLQRVWRVCVDENTGDLRTAEKPDNDIERVLHKTIAKVGSDIEKISFNTAIAAMIEFVNACKPGQDDSAGILTASQMERFMQILAPFAPHIAEEVWAKLGFDDCVSCASWPEFDKSMLVEDQIELAVQVNGKVRCRISVPADATEDQVKEVALCDDAVIKAMDGKEIRKLIVVPKRLVNIVV
- a CDS encoding class I SAM-dependent methyltransferase; translated protein: MNQKAFTPARSGDALPRLSGLQTVRTESGLVSVAAQANKYLSALQSVLTKDESPRAQQPDAGEKTRLPNMRCEFPPKHPVPEHPTEWEFPSFLGGTPWIDTLREVYAHPLAFPASISPEVGLLLYSLVRNIRPMTVVETGTFIAVSTIWIAAALKDNDDGGMLHTFDTFGPIRAGKHRDAELLEGHLELVADHIARAGVAEQVVLHKGNSHVELKRAQNHFQSRGGVQIAYLDADHTGPGVWNDLWTVEPVLNTGGYVLLHDTFPHLCSHQGPRNVMLNLDKAAGLYDAIDVYTAPMNYGVGILRRVG
- the topA gene encoding type I DNA topoisomerase, whose product is MARTASTKAPAKKQTTTKKVAARSTTRRSSGTGFTKGSAKGKHLVIVESPAKAKTINKYLGKDYIVLASVGHVRDLPSKAPKPPKGKKKSPVPGVDLEKKFTPTYQVLEGKEKVVNELKAASKEADDVWFATDLDREGEAIAWHLAQELKIDPTIAKRVIFPAITKAEIEKAFSNPHAIDIDRVNAQQARRIVDRIVGYQVSPLLWKKIARGLSAGRVQSVAVRLVVEREREIRAFIPDEYWQINANFALSESDAAKLIPQWQEYLRPKSTKDSSPTVKAQNEWLAKHNTVKAELVEVAGEKFDVRTLAKNIKDGQAAPDLTSTIKSIVESAGLTNVKSSVTEDQDGRGPARFLRSVSGDVDPSTPYSVTSIQTKQTSSRPSAPFITSSMQQAASTRLGFGAQRTMRAAQSLYEGVEIPGEGPVGLITYMRTDSTHIANEAIDMARSYIKRSFGDAYLPDKPNFYSSSNKAAQEAHEAIRPTSLDYPPEKIARALTADQLKLYTIIWERFVACQMKPAVWNSTSVFITGGTDPKRQLTFKASGRTLVFDGFYRVTGVPTASDEQTLPELKEKDPLHPFAIDPTQKFTSAPPRYSEASLIKMLESEGIGRPSTYASIISVIQDRKYVEQLERRFHATDLGEVVTDKLIEAFPRIMDVGYTREMEAELDKIEEDHLDWIDMLDRFYSPFKDALASAEENLTHAKAETTPAPYTCEKCGAPTVYRFGRNGRFLSCSTYPECNYASPIDRNGKPRTAEFVNVRCPKTGRPMVRRTGRFGPFLTTVLADGESNDIGMILNIDKKGHVTAPSVPPLETDLPCPTCESPLNLRDGARGPWLGCSRFPKCRGRGKWAGLEDSVREDLEKQLDRHKAKHPIPIITTLDGKALTDANGKPVKDAPMVDQLVLEDEPAWQHEETAA
- the glmS gene encoding glutamine--fructose-6-phosphate transaminase (isomerizing), whose translation is MCGIIAYVGSRQVQPLLVEGLKRMEYRGYDSAGVAILDESGEQGVLRVARAVGRVSALEERLKKIGGFTGTQGLAHTRWATHGAVTETNAHPHRDDTNGIVIAHNGIIENYQALRTYLQEKGHTFSTETDTEVLAMLIGELYEGDLEAAVQAALREITGAYAIAVMCEKEPGVLVGARKGSPLLVGVGHGEYVIASDPAAVVSHTTQAFAMDDYNVVRIDRNGFRTSTIHNIPVTAKVSQLEIELEEIELGSYSHFMQKEIFEQPRTLRNCLRGRIDLDAGTIKLGGLADHASQLVKQRRVTLIGQGTALNAAKIGEYLFEDLSKIPATAQFASEFRYRNPIVEDNTLIIAVSQSGETADTLAALDEASARGAMALGVVNVVGSTIARETDAGVYLRVGPEIGVASTKAFVGQVAVLTMVSLWLARRRYMSQSECASILRELAEMPGHIEHVLLQDDAIKGITEKYIHRENWLFLGRGYNYPTAMEGALKLKEISYIHAEGMPAAEMKHGPIALIDEGMPAVFIATQGSQYEKVMSNIEEVRSRGGHVIAVATEGDTAIKNVAEDVVYIPAVPECLSPMLAVVPLQLIAYHAAVMRGHDVDKPRNLAKSVTVE
- a CDS encoding anthranilate synthase component I family protein yields the protein MLNQLANTTTQQPFALVCSANDDTMRTQLGIVEWTFRIDQGIQDQLTARWIDARTGESIDTTLEQNNASSALDMFRDLANAVPTRSDSQSTDTWAWIGWISYEFGELLEPKASVVPIHRRRNRKGNWPLIEFHRVRLIDDADILSRYDKENQLLQLAPAHDAMRREFLLNVQRIRNYIRAGDIYQANLTTEIQGTFTGNSRHLFAHLAQRSQPWYGVYAEGSRCKIDTHQRALLSFSPELFLKYDATSRTITTRPMKGTRSGTTDAARDDLLRSDKDKAELAMIVDLMRNDLSRVCEVGSVRVPQPREIEQHNSGVWQATTTVQGTLNTQHDIFDTIAATFPGGSVTGAPKIRAMQIIEEIEQRERGPYCGCAGIIHDDGSAELNLSIRTLTLEQETVRESPFSFENARAIYPVGSGVVYRSEPGIEWHETFAKATWLYEQGTQEDEADSSSSHSAARM